One Fusobacterium simiae DNA window includes the following coding sequences:
- the dut gene encoding dUTP diphosphatase yields the protein MKKVQVQVVREKGVELPKYETEGSAGMDVRANIKEPITLKSLERILIPTGLKVAIPEGYEIQVRPRSGLAIKHGITMLNTPGTVDSDYRGELKVIVVNLSNEAYTIEPNERIGQFILNKIEQIEFVEVEELDSTERGEGGFGHTGK from the coding sequence ATGAAAAAAGTACAAGTTCAAGTTGTTAGAGAAAAAGGTGTTGAGTTACCTAAGTATGAAACAGAGGGTTCTGCTGGAATGGATGTTAGAGCAAATATAAAAGAACCTATAACATTAAAATCTTTGGAAAGAATATTAATCCCTACTGGATTAAAGGTTGCAATTCCAGAAGGATATGAAATTCAAGTTAGACCAAGAAGTGGGTTGGCAATAAAACATGGAATAACTATGCTAAATACACCAGGAACTGTTGATAGTGATTATAGAGGTGAATTAAAAGTTATAGTGGTTAATCTAAGTAATGAAGCTTATACTATTGAGCCAAATGAAAGAATAGGACAATTTATTTTAAATAAAATAGAGCAGATTGAATTTGTTGAAGTTGAAGAATTAGACAGTACAGAGCGTGGTGAAGGTGGCTTTGGTCACACAGGAAAATAA
- a CDS encoding RluA family pseudouridine synthase: protein MVEYIIDEDYESVRVDRFLRKHLKNINLSEIYKMLRKGKIKINNKKISQDYRLVLGDIISICLPETFKENEEEKFINLNQDRKEKLKEMIVFENEKLFIVNKSLGDVVHKGSGHNISLLEEFRSYYSNSNINFVNRIDKLTSGLLIGAKNIKTAREIAKEIQSGNIVKKYYILVHGNIEKDNFILENYLKKDEEKVIVSDIEKEGYKKSITYFRKIKEYDKCTLLEAELKTGRTHQLRAQLNHIGNTIVGDTKYGKNEKENIMYLFSYYLKIDLYNLEIKLEVPNYFKK from the coding sequence ATGGTAGAATATATAATTGATGAAGACTATGAAAGTGTTAGGGTTGATAGATTTTTGAGAAAGCATTTAAAAAATATTAATCTTTCTGAAATATATAAGATGCTTAGAAAAGGTAAAATAAAAATAAATAATAAAAAAATTTCCCAAGATTATAGATTAGTCTTGGGGGATATTATTTCTATATGTTTACCTGAAACTTTTAAAGAAAATGAAGAAGAAAAATTTATTAATCTCAATCAAGATAGAAAAGAAAAATTAAAAGAAATGATAGTTTTTGAAAATGAAAAGTTATTTATAGTAAATAAATCTTTAGGAGATGTTGTACATAAAGGTAGTGGTCATAATATTTCTTTACTTGAAGAATTTAGAAGCTATTATTCAAATAGTAATATAAATTTTGTAAATCGTATAGATAAATTAACATCTGGTTTATTAATCGGAGCTAAGAATATAAAAACAGCTAGAGAAATAGCAAAAGAAATCCAATCTGGAAATATAGTAAAAAAATATTATATCTTAGTACATGGAAATATAGAAAAAGATAATTTTATTTTAGAAAATTACTTGAAAAAAGATGAAGAAAAGGTTATAGTATCAGATATTGAAAAAGAGGGATATAAAAAATCTATTACATACTTTAGAAAAATAAAAGAATACGATAAGTGTACTCTATTGGAGGCTGAGCTTAAAACAGGAAGAACACATCAATTGAGAGCTCAATTAAACCATATAGGAAATACTATTGTAGGTGATACAAAGTATGGAAAAAATGAAAAAGAAAATATTATGTATCTATTTTCTTACTATTTAAAAATAGATTTATACAATTTAGAAATTAAATTAGAAGTACCAAATTACTTTAAAAAATAA
- the rodA gene encoding rod shape-determining protein RodA, with protein MQNNTYLKKISKFSIFFIVNILLLFIISLSTIYSATITKSEPFFIKEIIWFIIGIFVFIGASLIDYRKYYKYATGIYIFNILMLLSVLLIGTSKLGAKRWIDLGPLALQPSEFSKLFLIFTFSAYLINNYSDRYTGFKAMFMSFLHVFPVFFLIAVEPDLGTSLVIILIYGMLLFLNKLEWKCIATVFITIAAFIPISYKFFLKGYQKDRIDTFLNPELDALGTGWNITQSKIAIGSGKIFGKGFLNNTQGKLKYLPESHTDFIGSVFLEERGFLGGSMLLLIYIVLLAQILYIADTTEDKFGKYICYGIATIFFFHIFVNMGMIMGIMPVTGLPLLLMSYGGSSLVFSFLILGIVQSVRIHRGNK; from the coding sequence ATGCAAAATAATACATACTTAAAAAAAATATCAAAATTTAGTATATTCTTTATAGTTAATATACTATTACTTTTTATTATAAGTTTATCTACTATATATAGTGCAACAATAACTAAAAGTGAGCCCTTTTTTATAAAAGAAATAATTTGGTTTATTATTGGAATTTTTGTTTTTATTGGAGCATCCTTAATTGATTATAGAAAATATTATAAATATGCGACAGGCATATATATTTTTAATATACTTATGTTGTTATCTGTATTGCTTATTGGAACATCAAAATTAGGTGCTAAAAGATGGATAGATCTAGGACCACTAGCTCTACAACCCTCTGAATTTTCAAAATTATTTTTAATTTTTACTTTTTCAGCTTATTTGATTAATAATTATTCAGATAGATATACTGGTTTTAAAGCTATGTTTATGAGTTTTTTGCATGTGTTTCCTGTATTTTTTCTAATTGCTGTTGAGCCAGATTTAGGAACTTCATTGGTTATTATCTTAATTTATGGAATGTTGCTTTTTTTGAATAAACTTGAATGGAAATGTATAGCAACAGTTTTTATTACTATAGCTGCTTTTATACCTATTTCATATAAGTTTTTCTTAAAAGGCTATCAAAAAGATAGAATAGATACATTTTTAAATCCTGAGCTTGATGCTTTAGGTACAGGATGGAATATAACACAGTCAAAGATTGCTATTGGTTCAGGTAAAATATTTGGCAAAGGTTTTTTAAATAACACACAAGGAAAATTAAAATATCTTCCTGAATCACATACAGATTTTATAGGTTCTGTTTTTCTTGAAGAAAGAGGTTTTTTAGGTGGAAGTATGCTACTTCTTATCTATATTGTTCTTTTAGCTCAAATTCTTTATATTGCAGATACAACAGAAGATAAATTTGGTAAATATATCTGTTATGGAATAGCAACTATTTTCTTTTTCCACATATTTGTAAATATGGGAATGATAATGGGTATTATGCCAGTGACAGGATTACCATTACTTTTAATGAGTTATGGGGGAAGTTCCTTAGTGTTTTCATTTTTAATACTTGGGATTGTTCAAAGTGTAAGAATTCATAGAGGAAATAAATAA